In one Pseudomonas sp. SCA2728.1_7 genomic region, the following are encoded:
- a CDS encoding M18 family aminopeptidase translates to MREELNQGLIDFLKASPTPFHATASLVQRLEAAGYMRLDEREPWTTEPNGRYYVTRNDSSIVAIKMGRTSPLHGGIRLVGAHTDSPCLRVKPQPELQRQGFWQLGVEVYGGALLAPWFDRDLSLAGRVTFRRDGKVESQLIDFKAPIAIIPNLAIHLNREANQGWAINAQTELPPILAQFAGDERVDFRAVLTDQLAREHGLNADVVLDYELSFYDTQSAAVIGLNGDFIAGARLDNLLSCYAGLQALLTAETDETCVLVCNDHEEVGSCSACGADGPMLEQTLRRLLPEGDEFVRTIQKSLLVSADNAHGVHPNYAEKHDANHGPKLNAGPVIKVNSNQRYATNSETAGFFRHLCMAEEVPVQSFVVRSDMGCGSTIGPITASHLGVRTVDIGLPTFAMHSIRELCGSHDLAHLVKVLSAFYACRELP, encoded by the coding sequence ATGCGCGAAGAGTTGAACCAAGGCCTGATCGACTTTCTCAAGGCCTCCCCTACCCCGTTCCACGCCACCGCCAGTCTGGTGCAGCGTCTGGAGGCTGCCGGTTATATGCGCCTCGACGAGCGCGAGCCATGGACCACCGAGCCGAACGGCCGCTATTACGTCACCCGCAACGACTCCTCGATTGTCGCGATCAAAATGGGCCGCACTTCGCCACTGCACGGCGGCATCCGCCTGGTCGGTGCGCACACCGACAGCCCGTGCCTGCGGGTCAAGCCGCAACCGGAGCTGCAGCGTCAGGGCTTCTGGCAACTGGGCGTTGAAGTTTACGGCGGCGCGCTGCTGGCACCGTGGTTCGACCGTGATCTGTCGCTGGCCGGCCGCGTAACCTTCCGCCGCGACGGCAAAGTCGAAAGCCAATTGATCGACTTCAAGGCACCGATCGCCATCATTCCGAACCTGGCCATTCACCTCAACCGTGAAGCCAATCAGGGCTGGGCGATCAACGCGCAGACCGAACTGCCGCCGATCCTCGCGCAATTCGCCGGTGACGAGCGTGTCGATTTCCGCGCCGTGCTCACCGATCAACTGGCCCGCGAACATGGCTTGAACGCCGACGTCGTACTCGATTACGAGCTGAGCTTCTACGACACGCAAAGCGCTGCAGTCATCGGCCTGAATGGCGACTTCATTGCCGGCGCGCGCCTCGACAACCTGTTGTCGTGCTACGCCGGTCTGCAAGCCTTGCTCACCGCCGAAACCGACGAAACCTGCGTACTGGTGTGCAACGACCACGAAGAAGTCGGTTCCTGCTCGGCCTGCGGTGCCGACGGCCCGATGCTCGAACAGACCCTGCGCCGTCTGCTGCCGGAAGGTGACGAATTCGTCCGCACCATCCAGAAATCCCTGCTGGTCTCGGCCGACAACGCCCACGGCGTGCACCCCAACTACGCAGAAAAGCACGACGCCAACCACGGCCCGAAACTCAACGCCGGCCCGGTGATCAAGGTCAACAGCAACCAGCGCTACGCCACCAACAGCGAAACCGCCGGGTTCTTCCGCCATCTGTGCATGGCCGAAGAAGTGCCGGTACAGAGCTTCGTGGTGCGCAGCGACATGGGTTGCGGCTCGACCATAGGCCCGATCACCGCCAGCCACCTCG